The Gemmatimonadaceae bacterium genomic sequence GTGGACCTTGTCGATGTCCTGGAGGCGCAGCCATTGCGCGGCGAAGCGCGTGGCCAGCGCCTCGGCACGCGGGTCGGCCAGCATGCGCCGAGTCTGCGCCTGCAGCACCGGTGTTGTCCCAAGCGTGCCGGCACGGGCGAGCGAAAGGAGCTTGCTGTCCGGTGGCGTGCCCCAGAGGAAGAACGAGAGGCGTGACGCCAGGTCGAGACCACCAACGGCCACGCGGTCGCCCGGCCTGACGGTGGCAGGAAGCTCCTCGAAGCGGAAGATGAAGTGCGGGCTCGACAGAATCGCCTCGAGCGCCGTTCGGATCCCGAGCTCGAACCCGCCGCTCTTTGCGCCTTCGTCGTAGAACGCCAGCAGCCCCTTCACGTCGGTGGCGGTGAGCGGGCGGCGGTACGCCTCGGCGCCCAGCGTCGAGACGATCTTCTCGGCGCAGGGTCTCGCCTCCGCCGCAGCCAGGGGGCGGCAGGAGAAGATCTTGCGGCGGCTCGCCGTTTCCGAGACGCCGGTGGGGTTGTAGGGGCCCGTGACGGTCATGTCGCGCAGGTGCGCGAAGTTGGTGATGCCCGGCTCGGAGCCAATCTGCGTGTCGGCGATGCTGTGACCGTGCGGCGCCAGGTTGTCGTTGACCGGACCTTCGAACGTTTGCGTGAACGCCACCGTCACGCGATGCGCTCCCGCGCGCACCTGGATCGGCGACGTTCTGATGTCCATGCCGTTCGGATCCGCCTGCGACATCCATCGATCGATGTCCAGCAGCGCGACGCGCGCACCGTCAACCGACACCTCGATCTTCTCGTCAAACGGCGCGTCGGACCCGAACAGCTGGCCCGTGGGAATGGCGTGCAGCTGCGCCACAAAGACGTACTCGCCGTCGGCGGGGAACGTGTGCATGACCGAGATGCCGCCGCGCGTACCGATCGGCGCGCCATCAGTACGGTCCCACTGCGAGGCGAGGCGCGGCAGCTTGTACGTGGTGGATGCAACACTCGCCTTGGGGTCGCCCACGGCGAGTCGACTGATCTCGCTCGCTGCGTCGAGGTAGGCATCGAGCAACGTTGCCGACGGCATCTGCACGTCGGCAATGTTGTCGAAGTTTGCGCTCTTGGTGTCGAGCGGCAGCCAGTCCCCTGCATCGACCTCCAGCGTCAGCAGGTCGCGGATCGATTCGGCATACTCCGCGCGATTGAGCCGCTGGAACGTGCGCGTGCCGGGCTCGGGCTTCAGCGCCGCATGCGTGTCCATCAGGCGCTCGAGGGCGTCGGCCAGGGCAGGCAGCGTGTCTCCGGCCGGTCGCCGTGCGCCCGGTGGCGGCATCATCCCGGCACGCAGCTTGGCAATGATCTTCTCGGCGACGTCAGGCGTGGCGGTTGCCCTGGCCACGTCGAAGCCTGCCAGCGAGAGATCGCCGGCCTTGCGTCGCTCGCTGTGGCACAACGCGGCGCAGGTCTGCTTGACCATCGCCGTCAGCGCCTCAGGCGGCATCGGGGCGATCACGCGCCGTGGCGCCGAGTGCGGAAACGCAAACGGTCCCGCGAATGACACCGCGACCTTCGCCGCCGGTGTCCGGGCTTCGAGAGTCGCGGGGGTGAACCATGCAGCCGATGCCACGGCCGCGAGCAGTGTGCTCGTTGCCGAGGTGGCAACCCATACCTTCATGCCCGATTCTCCGTGATCGCCTTGCGTTCGCCGGCGCAACCCGAAAACCCCTGACAGAAATGTCAGGGACTCGGAGACGTCTATAGTGAATCTCGGTCAGGCCGTCAGCAAGACGGGTCGTCCCATCCGACCGTTCCGCATAATGGTGGCAACCGCTCCGGCCGGGCGGGCACCGTGATCCCCACCGAAGAGGCTTGTCGCCATCGTCGGTCGGCTTGCAGGATCCCGGCTCCTGTAGGGCGCGGTCCTCCGTCCGGTTGTCCCGTGGACGCCCGGCCCCGGCCGGCTACCTGCGACCGATCTCGGCCAGACGAGCGCGCGCCTCGCCAAAGTAGGACCGGAGCACCGGAATCGGCGCACCGGCATATCCCGCGAGCAGGCGTTGCTCGGCGTTTGCCAAGGCGCGCTCGAGGTCGGTGACTGCCGCTCGGCGCGAGACCGGGTCGGTCGTTCCGCGGCCACCGATCCAGATCGGTGCGGTGTGGGCAAACACGCGGCTTGCCATCGCAGGCCAGCGGTCCACCGCTGGACCCAGGACGCGCGCGCCCACCCAGCCACCTGCGGGAACCCGCACGCTGCCGCGAAACGTCTGCGAGAATGGCGCCCGCCCCGGAACACCGCTCCACAGCGTGCGCCCGTTGACCACGATGGCGACGGAATCAACCGGCATCGCCGAGTGCACCGCGAGGGTAAACGGCACCTCTCGGCCCCCGCGCGGTATCACGTCACCCGGACGCAGACCACCCAGCTCAAGTTCCAGCATTGGCCCGGTGGTCACGAATGACCGACCGGCGCGAAGACCGGCCATGTAGCTCTCCCACGTGAACGGGCCTTCCGGCCGCACGTACACTCGGGTGGCGCCAAGGGCCATGGTGCGGTGCAGGTCGGTCATGGCATCGGTTCCAGCCGACGGCATTACCTGGAGGCCGGCGTTGAGCAGCCGATACCAGAGCTCGGTCGAGCCGATTTCGTTGCTCCAGAGGCACGCGATCTCCAGCAGATCAAACGCACCATGGACGGCGTCCGGGATCAGAGCGATCGGGATGCTGGAGAGTCCGGCCTCGCTGAATGGGTCGCTGCCAGAGACTGGATGCACGTAGATGCCCAGGCCTCCCTGGCGGCGTCCTTCGGCAAGCGGTTCAGCGTTGAGGCGATCGTCAGCACCGTACATCTGGTAGCCCGGGCCCCAGATCCAGGGCCAGAAGAGCGACGAGGTACCGATGAGGCCGATGTGCCCGAGGAAGTGGGCGCGCACCTCCTGGGAGAAGGCGATCATCGGCGAAGCGGCGGTCGATCGTACGGAGAAGAACTCCTGATCCTCGAATCGATTGTGCAGGTTGGCGAGCATGGGCGTTCCCGCGTCGAGCGCTTCGCCGCGCATCGGCGCCAACAGGTCAGCCGGCGCCAGATCCACCTGACCACCGTAGTTGAGGTGAAAGTGGTGGTCGCCCGCGAACCACCCATTCGCCGACGCATCCCAGAGCGCTCGGGGGGCGAGCGATGCCTCGACCGTGGCGCCGGCCGCGACGTCGACCTGGACGGAAACGGGCGCCGACGCCAGCCCCTGGACCGCCATGATTTCGACGCGCCCGACCGGCGCTTCGAGTTGGAGCGTGCCTGACGAGTAGAAGTAGGTGAGTCCGTTCTGCCCATCAAAACGGACCATACCCGACGTAGGAATGAGCGGGTGGCCGGCCGCATCACGAGCGTGGATGCGTGCCGGCCCCGGCGTGCGAACAACGACGCGACCCGTCGGGGTTCCGTAGTCCCACGACGTGACCTCGACCGGGGTGACAGAGCCTCCGTTCCGGTTGATACGATACAGGTGAAACCGTTGTGCGCTATCGGCTTCCGTGAAGTAGATCCACTGTCCGTCGCGGCTCCACGCAGGGGTCAGCGGTCGGCCACGTCGGCGGCCGAACAGGCGAGTCGACGCTGAGGGTCGATCGAGTGACATCGTCCTCAGCTCCCACCCGTCAATTACAGGCCAGTTATAGGCCACTTCAGCGCCACTTGCACTAAGTGCTGGCCTGATGAGCGACAGGATGTTGTCAGTGAGGAGGGTCTGACCAGGACCGGCGTCCCCACGCCGTCGAAGCCTGACCATGTTGTCCCCAACGCGGTTCTTGGAGACGTACAGGGTGCGTTCGCCATCTGGGTGAAGTTGCGCTCTCAGCTCGAGCCCGGGCTCCGCGGTGAGCCGAGCTTTGGTCCCGGTCTGCAGAGTGACCGACCAGAGGTCCAGGTCGCCGCCTGGTGTGAGGCTGCTGTAGACCAGGCCGACACCGTCCGGGGTAAAGACCGGGTCGAGCGCCATCCCGCGCTCGATCTCTTGTTCTGCCCCGCCGTCCACATCCCGCACCACAACCGATGTGGTCCGACCGTCATCTCGCACAAACGCGAACCGCTTGCCGTCGGGCGACCAGGTCGGTCGCGCGTCGACACCCGAACCGTTCGTGATCCGGTGGGCGACGCCGCTCGTGAGGTCGAGTTGCCAGATCCACCCTCGCGACGCGATCAGCAGCGACCGACCGTCGGGGGCAGGCGCTGGGTCCATGGGGCCGCTCCCCATGGTTGGTAGCTCGTATCCCTCCAGGTACACCTGGTGTGCATACCCGGCATTCTTCGGGTACCGGTTGGTCCACTGGCCCGCCAGGACGGCCGGGGCCAGAGTCGCGAGGAGGGCGATTCGCAAGCGCATGTGGGGCAATGACTTGATGGCTAGAGGATCGGACACGATCGAATCAGCACCTTCCACCCATCGTTCCCCCCACGTGCCTCTAACGATCCGCTCCAGTGTGCCGGAGTACAAGGGCGACCACCATGGTCGATGTCGTGTCATCGAGCCGCGAGGGGGCGAGCCCGGTCTGACGGCACCGCGCATCGGAGGCGATGGCAGAGGCCGCGTCAGTACCGATCTCCGATGCGGAGCGCTCCCCAAGCGAAGCTCCGTGATTTCTCCGCTGCCATCGAATCGGACGGCTTGCTAACCCACCAAGCACCTTGCCGTGTGTTGCAGGAGCCAACATTCTAGTGTATTGTTTCTGCAGACACATTCTATGTCCGCCATCCCATCCATCCTCACCCAGCCGGAACCGGGCCCGACGCTCAGCAAGGCGGTCGTGCGAGCCGCGGATTTTCTGGGGGTCTCACAGGCAGCGCTGGCTGACGCCTTGGGGCTGAGTCGCTCCACCGCGTCGCGGCTTGTCGCGGGCATGTACATGCTGGATCCATCGCGAAGGAAGGAGTGGGAGCTGGGAGTGCTCTTTCTTCGAGTCTTTCGTTCGCTCGACGCAGTCGTGGGGCATGGTGAGCAGGCACGCACCTGGATGCGCGGCCCCAACCTCGCGCTGGGTGGCCGTCCCATCGACCTGGTACGCAGCGCTGAGGGGCTCGTGCGCACCGTGCAGTACCTCGATGCGGCACGCGGACGCATCTGAGGACGTGGAGCTCGCGCTCTGGCGTGCCGTTGAAGCGCAACACGTGGTGTCCACCCTGCCCCTCGTGGACACACGGGCCGAGCAACGACTGCTCGAGGATCTGATCGAGAGCGGCAAGCCGGCCCTCCCGGCGGAAACCGCGGGTCTGCACTACTTGCTGGTCACACCGTTTCGGTACCGGAGCCCGTGGGGCAGCCGCTTTCGCGAGCCGCACGAGCCGGGGGTGCTCTACGGCGCCGAGTCGCAGCGCACCGCCTGTGCGGAGCTTGGGTATTGGCGCTGGCGTTTCCTGCGCGATTCGCCGGCGCTACCGCGACTCGACCCTGCGCCGCAGACGGTGTTCCAGTGCGTCGTGCGGGGGCGGGCACTCGACTGTCGCCTGCCTCCGCTCGACGCGCGCCGTGCGGAGTGGACGCATCCCTCGGACTATGCCGCGTGTCAGGCGTTAGGCAGGTCGGCACGCGCGGCCGGGGTTGCCGTGATCCGCTACGAGTCGGTGCGCGACCCCGAGCATGGCCCCTGCGGCGCTGTGCTCACGCCGTCTGCCATCGCACACCCGAACCCGGTGGCGCAGGAGACGTGGAGCCTCGACGTCAGCCGCGAGCGCGTGCGCTGGTGGCGCGCCGAGCTGCCGCACCTGGGCGGCGAGGTTGACTCGGCATGGGACTTCCGGTTTCCCGAACCATAGCAGCGCCAGCGACGCACGACGCCGTTCCTCGGGTGAGCTGGGGGGCGTGGACCACGCACCTCCGTGGTCGCCGGACGCCCTCAGGCCCGGGCAGACGAGGTACGCCGCGGCCGCCCGACCCTTCGCGCCCGGCGCCTAACGCGGTGGCCGCCCGTCCGAGTGCAGGATCAGCCGGACACCACGCTGGTACGTGAGGTACTCCCAGCCCCACTGGATCAGCACGACGAGACGATTGCGGAACCCGGCGAGGTAGGCGATGTGGATGAACAGCCACAGCAGCCACGCGAACACACCGCCGAATCGCAGCGGGCCGCCCAGGTCCGCCACCGCACTGTGGCGCCCGATGGTCGCCATGTCGCCCTTGTTGAGATAGCGAAACGGCCGGCGCTCCCTGCGCGTCACCGACCGATAGACGTTGTCGCCGGCGCAATGACCGCCCTGGATCGCGCCCTGCGCGACACCGGGCACCGGTCGGCCGTCTCTCTGCGTCGTGACGGCCAGGTCGCCCACCACAAACACCTCCGCGTGCCCGGGGATGGAGAGATCGGGCTCCACCAGCACGCGACCGGCGCGATCGAGAGGCACCCCGAGCTGACGCGTGAGCGGCGATGCCACGTTCCCTGCTGCCCAGAACACCGTCTGCGTGCGAATCACCTCGTCGCCGATGCGCACGCAGCCGTCCTCCACCTGCGACACGCTGGCATTCAGTCGTACGTCCACGCCGAGTCGCTGCAGGTCGCGCAGTGCCCGGTGCGACAACTCTTCCGGAAACGTGGGCAGGATGCGCGGGCCGCCCTCCACGAGCAACACGCGCGTGCTGGCCGTGTCGATCCGACGAAAGTCGCTGCGCAGTGCATGGCGCGCGATGGTCATCATGATGCCCGCCAGCTCCGCCCCGGTGGGACCACCGCCCACGATCACGATCGTCTGCCATGCCGCGCGAGCGTTGTCATCGTGCGTCAGCTCGGCCTGTTCGAAGGCATTGAGGAAGCGCGAACGAATCAACAGGGCGTCATCGAGCGACTTGAGTCCTGGCGCACGTTCCTCCCAGGCATCGTGCCCGAAGTACGCGTGGCGTGAGCCGGCGGCCACGATGAGGTAGTCGTACGACTCCACATGGGCTTCGCCGTCAATGCACACCGTGCGCGAGGCAAGGTCGATGCGCGTCACCTCGCCGAGGATCACGCGCGTGTTCTTCTGGCCGCGCAGGTACCAGCGAATCGGGACCGCGATGTCACTCGGCGCGAGCGTCCCGGAGGCCACCTGGTACAGGAGCGGCTGGAAGACGAAGTGGTTGTGGCGATCGATGACGGTGACGTCGACGTGCGCGTGGCGCAGTGCCTGTGCGGCAGCCACACCGCCGAACCCACCACCAACGATCAGGACGGACGGACGATCGGGAATACGTGGACTCGGGAAGAAGGATGGACGAATGATATGAAAGGCGTGGACCTACTGGGCGATGCGCGCAGCCCCGGCGCCGAGAAGATTCACGAACAGCCGCGCGGCCCCGGGTACCCCGTTGGGCAGCTGCCGGAAGAACGCGAGGGTGGTGTAGACGTACGTTCCGCGACCGAGTGGCGCAACGAGGAGCGCGCCACGATTCTCTGGCTCCGACGGATCGTGGAGTTCGAGCAGCGGCGTGTAGGCCGCATCAAAGGTGCGTGGAGAATAGAGCGAGCGATCCTGCACCCAGCCGTCGAAGTCCTTCGCGGTGATCCGGTTCGGTGCGTTGAGAACCGGCGCCGCGGGATCGAGGATCGTTACCGGCGCCGCTTCCACGGTCACCCGATCCGCGGGGCGAGCCAGCGTGATCGGGTAGGGCATGATCCCGGGCTGGGTCATCTCGTACTGGCCGTACTGCACGACGAGCGTGCCGCCATTCCTTGCGTAGTCGAGGAGCCTGGCGTTGTTGGCCACGAGCGCGGGGTGTGCCTCGTAAGCGCGTGTTCCCACGACGATCGACGTGAAGCGCGAGAGGTCGGCACGCGGCAGCGCCGCCGGATCGAGCACCGTGACGTCGAGTCCGAGCTGCTGCAGGACGGGAGCGATGTTGTCGCCGACACCGGCGATGTAGCCAACGACGGCAGAGCGTGGCAGGCGCAGGTCGACCGCGTTGATCGCGAGCGTTGCGGGGCGGTAGAGGCGCTGCGTGTGGATGTGATCGTACGCGACCTCGGAGTAGCCGGTCGTGAACGTCGTGCCGCCGCTCGTGACCATCGCCGAGATCTCGTGGCGCCCCGCGGCCAGCTGTCCGCGTAGCGTGAACGTGACCGTGCGCGAAGTTCCGGCACCGTTCGACCTCGCGCGTTGCCCGGTGAGCGACACGCGCCGCGACGCGCTGTCGGCCACAAGACCTGGAGGCAGCGCGAGCCGCACTTCTGCTTCGCGCGCTTCACTCGAGTGCGACCGGACTTCGACGTCGATCGTGCGCTGGATGGGAGTGCTGGCCGGCGCGTACTCCACGGCCCGCGACAGGGTGAGCGTGATGGCGGGCGCAGCCACCACGGGTCGATTGACCTCGCCACGCACCGGGTCCGCGAACCGCCAGGTGGCCGGAGTCGTGAGACGGAAGCTGGCGCCCTCTACGTCGAAGAACGAAATCACGCTGGGCGAGGACGATTGCGCCGCCTCGTCATCTGGACGAGCGGGCATCGCGAACATCGGGCCCTGTCGCGCGCGCTCGAGCCACCACGGCTGGCTCGTGCGCAGCATCGTGATCGACACCGAGTCCCGCAGCGCGGAGTCCGGCGCGATGGCCCGGGCGTCGCCGCCGATCGCGGACGAATCGGCTCCCGGCACCAGAAGTTCGCGTCGCGTCAGGCGAACCGGCAGGGTGCCACGGTTGTACGCCGTCCACGCCGCGCGGAATGGTTCACCCACTGCCCACACGTCGCGCGCCGCGGTGACCTCGATCGCCACGCCACTCGCCAGCGCCAGCGCCTGTTCAACACGCCCCCTTGCGACCTCCATGGAAGCTCGCAGGTCGCCGGTCCTCGCGTCGCGCCCGGCGGAGGTTGGCGCATCGCATGGGTTGTCTGCCGGGGCGGCCCGACACACGTCGAGCAGCGTCCGTTGCAACCTGGCGAGCGCGGGGACCACGCTGGCCGGACGAAGGAGATCGAGCGAAGCGCGCGCTGCCGCGAAATCGGCGGCCAGCGAGTCCAGGGCAGCACGCTGCGCCGGCGTGCGCGCGACGGTGCGGAAGCGAGCCCACGTGGTATCGATGCCGTCAAAGATCGAGCGCTCCGACGAGGCGTCGGCAGGACCAACCCGCGTCGCTTCACGCTCCAACTGATCGAAGCGCGCTCCCCTGGGCTGCAACGCGCCCATCGCCTGGGACTTGTGCTGCGAGCGGGAGTCCGCGGCGACTTCGGCGTACGAGCGGCCTGTCACGGGATCGAACTCGCCAACGTTTACACGGATCGTCGCGCGACTCTGATTCCTGAAGAACGCGCCGCGATAGAACTTGGACACCGTCCACGGCCCCAGACCCGCGGTTGCGCTTCGCGGGAAGCGCACGGTATCAGCGCTCAGGTCATACGCGTCGCGCGCGAGGATGCCGGCGACCTGGTGGTGCCCATGGCCGTCGGCCGGCGTGCCGGAGAACACGGAGACGATCACGTGCGGGCGGAACGCACGGACCACGGTCACCACGTCCCGAAACACCGAGTCGCGCGACCACTGCGTGAGGGTCTCCTCGGCGTTCTTCGAGAACCCGAAATCGAACGCACGCGTGAAGTACTGGCGCGCGCCGTCCATGCGACGGGCGGCGAGGAGTTCCTCGGTGCGGATGGCGCCCAGCGGCTCGCCCAGTTCGTTGCCGATGATGTTCTGGCCGCCGTCGCCCCGTGTCAGTGCGAGGTACGCCGTCTCGACGCCGCGCCCGCGGGCGAGCCAGGTGAGGAGCTGAGTGTCCTCATCGTCCGGGTGCGCGGCGATCATGAGCACGCGCACGTTGGTGCCAAGGCTTCGGACGAGCGGCGCCAGCGCCGCGGCGCCGCGCTCCTGGGCCATGACCGGCGTGCTCGATATGGTCGCCGTGACCACCAACGCGGCGGCAGCCGCGCAACTCCAAGGGATCAAACGCTCCAGGAACCGTGAGGCGCCTGGAGCGGTGAGGGAGCAAGGGATCGACATCTCTCGTCGCTGACGACGTGGTGGTGGTGCGCCCGAGTCCGGGCGCGGCGATCAGCGCATGGCCGGCGGGCGCCCGCGCGGCACGATCGGCGCCGCGTGCACGTCACCGACGATGCGCGCCTGTTCGACCTGGTGCGAGGACGCGTACCCTTCGGCGGGGCTCGCCCGTTCGGGGCGCCCGATGTAGCGGATGATCAGCGCGTTGCCCGCCGACGCCCGCAACCGCGGCGCGACGTAGCTCCAGGCGCCCATGTTCTTTGGCTCTTCCTGTGCCCACACGATCTCGGCGATGTTCGGGTACAGGTCGACGATGCGCGAGACCTCCTCGTGCGGCCACGGATACAGCTGCTCGACGCGCACCACCGCGAGGTGCCCCGGGTGATCCTTGCCCGTCAGGTCGTAGTAGATCTTGCCAGTGCAGAAGACGAGGCGCGTGACTTCATCCCGGTTGCGCACGAACGGATCGTCGAGCACGGGCATGAATCGACCCGCCGTGAGCTGCTCCAGCGTGCTGGTTGCAACC encodes the following:
- a CDS encoding RES family NAD+ phosphorylase: MRHADASEDVELALWRAVEAQHVVSTLPLVDTRAEQRLLEDLIESGKPALPAETAGLHYLLVTPFRYRSPWGSRFREPHEPGVLYGAESQRTACAELGYWRWRFLRDSPALPRLDPAPQTVFQCVVRGRALDCRLPPLDARRAEWTHPSDYAACQALGRSARAAGVAVIRYESVRDPEHGPCGAVLTPSAIAHPNPVAQETWSLDVSRERVRWWRAELPHLGGEVDSAWDFRFPEP
- a CDS encoding PIG-L family deacetylase; translated protein: MAQERGAAALAPLVRSLGTNVRVLMIAAHPDDEDTQLLTWLARGRGVETAYLALTRGDGGQNIIGNELGEPLGAIRTEELLAARRMDGARQYFTRAFDFGFSKNAEETLTQWSRDSVFRDVVTVVRAFRPHVIVSVFSGTPADGHGHHQVAGILARDAYDLSADTVRFPRSATAGLGPWTVSKFYRGAFFRNQSRATIRVNVGEFDPVTGRSYAEVAADSRSQHKSQAMGALQPRGARFDQLEREATRVGPADASSERSIFDGIDTTWARFRTVARTPAQRAALDSLAADFAAARASLDLLRPASVVPALARLQRTLLDVCRAAPADNPCDAPTSAGRDARTGDLRASMEVARGRVEQALALASGVAIEVTAARDVWAVGEPFRAAWTAYNRGTLPVRLTRRELLVPGADSSAIGGDARAIAPDSALRDSVSITMLRTSQPWWLERARQGPMFAMPARPDDEAAQSSSPSVISFFDVEGASFRLTTPATWRFADPVRGEVNRPVVAAPAITLTLSRAVEYAPASTPIQRTIDVEVRSHSSEAREAEVRLALPPGLVADSASRRVSLTGQRARSNGAGTSRTVTFTLRGQLAAGRHEISAMVTSGGTTFTTGYSEVAYDHIHTQRLYRPATLAINAVDLRLPRSAVVGYIAGVGDNIAPVLQQLGLDVTVLDPAALPRADLSRFTSIVVGTRAYEAHPALVANNARLLDYARNGGTLVVQYGQYEMTQPGIMPYPITLARPADRVTVEAAPVTILDPAAPVLNAPNRITAKDFDGWVQDRSLYSPRTFDAAYTPLLELHDPSEPENRGALLVAPLGRGTYVYTTLAFFRQLPNGVPGAARLFVNLLGAGAARIAQ
- a CDS encoding CehA/McbA family metallohydrolase; its protein translation is MRLRIALLATLAPAVLAGQWTNRYPKNAGYAHQVYLEGYELPTMGSGPMDPAPAPDGRSLLIASRGWIWQLDLTSGVAHRITNGSGVDARPTWSPDGKRFAFVRDDGRTTSVVVRDVDGGAEQEIERGMALDPVFTPDGVGLVYSSLTPGGDLDLWSVTLQTGTKARLTAEPGLELRAQLHPDGERTLYVSKNRVGDNMVRLRRRGDAGPGQTLLTDNILSLIRPALSASGAEVAYNWPVIDGWELRTMSLDRPSASTRLFGRRRGRPLTPAWSRDGQWIYFTEADSAQRFHLYRINRNGGSVTPVEVTSWDYGTPTGRVVVRTPGPARIHARDAAGHPLIPTSGMVRFDGQNGLTYFYSSGTLQLEAPVGRVEIMAVQGLASAPVSVQVDVAAGATVEASLAPRALWDASANGWFAGDHHFHLNYGGQVDLAPADLLAPMRGEALDAGTPMLANLHNRFEDQEFFSVRSTAASPMIAFSQEVRAHFLGHIGLIGTSSLFWPWIWGPGYQMYGADDRLNAEPLAEGRRQGGLGIYVHPVSGSDPFSEAGLSSIPIALIPDAVHGAFDLLEIACLWSNEIGSTELWYRLLNAGLQVMPSAGTDAMTDLHRTMALGATRVYVRPEGPFTWESYMAGLRAGRSFVTTGPMLELELGGLRPGDVIPRGGREVPFTLAVHSAMPVDSVAIVVNGRTLWSGVPGRAPFSQTFRGSVRVPAGGWVGARVLGPAVDRWPAMASRVFAHTAPIWIGGRGTTDPVSRRAAVTDLERALANAEQRLLAGYAGAPIPVLRSYFGEARARLAEIGRR
- a CDS encoding DUF2384 domain-containing protein; this encodes MQTHSMSAIPSILTQPEPGPTLSKAVVRAADFLGVSQAALADALGLSRSTASRLVAGMYMLDPSRRKEWELGVLFLRVFRSLDAVVGHGEQARTWMRGPNLALGGRPIDLVRSAEGLVRTVQYLDAARGRI
- a CDS encoding NAD(P)/FAD-dependent oxidoreductase, with protein sequence MVGGGFGGVAAAQALRHAHVDVTVIDRHNHFVFQPLLYQVASGTLAPSDIAVPIRWYLRGQKNTRVILGEVTRIDLASRTVCIDGEAHVESYDYLIVAAGSRHAYFGHDAWEERAPGLKSLDDALLIRSRFLNAFEQAELTHDDNARAAWQTIVIVGGGPTGAELAGIMMTIARHALRSDFRRIDTASTRVLLVEGGPRILPTFPEELSHRALRDLQRLGVDVRLNASVSQVEDGCVRIGDEVIRTQTVFWAAGNVASPLTRQLGVPLDRAGRVLVEPDLSIPGHAEVFVVGDLAVTTQRDGRPVPGVAQGAIQGGHCAGDNVYRSVTRRERRPFRYLNKGDMATIGRHSAVADLGGPLRFGGVFAWLLWLFIHIAYLAGFRNRLVVLIQWGWEYLTYQRGVRLILHSDGRPPR
- a CDS encoding DUF1592 domain-containing protein, encoding MKVWVATSATSTLLAAVASAAWFTPATLEARTPAAKVAVSFAGPFAFPHSAPRRVIAPMPPEALTAMVKQTCAALCHSERRKAGDLSLAGFDVARATATPDVAEKIIAKLRAGMMPPPGARRPAGDTLPALADALERLMDTHAALKPEPGTRTFQRLNRAEYAESIRDLLTLEVDAGDWLPLDTKSANFDNIADVQMPSATLLDAYLDAASEISRLAVGDPKASVASTTYKLPRLASQWDRTDGAPIGTRGGISVMHTFPADGEYVFVAQLHAIPTGQLFGSDAPFDEKIEVSVDGARVALLDIDRWMSQADPNGMDIRTSPIQVRAGAHRVTVAFTQTFEGPVNDNLAPHGHSIADTQIGSEPGITNFAHLRDMTVTGPYNPTGVSETASRRKIFSCRPLAAAEARPCAEKIVSTLGAEAYRRPLTATDVKGLLAFYDEGAKSGGFELGIRTALEAILSSPHFIFRFEELPATVRPGDRVAVGGLDLASRLSFFLWGTPPDSKLLSLARAGTLGTTPVLQAQTRRMLADPRAEALATRFAAQWLRLQDIDKVHPDALQFPDFHEQLATDMRRETELFFYNIVRENRSVLDLFSADYTYLNETLANHYGIAGVTGNEFRRVAYPDDRRRGLLGQASVLTLTSHANRTSPVLRGKWVMEVMLGSPPPPPPPGVPDLDETGEAKEGRMLTTRERMEMHRANPQCRSCHLFMDPIGLALDNFDVTGQWRIRENGAALDTRGTYYDGTEISTPAQLQAVLLKRPAPLLRTFTMNLMAYGLGRRVEPYDMPTVRRIVADAEPGNYKFADFVLGIVKSDAFRMRRVPLAATAATDAGTKGGPEARQP